In Flavobacterium sp. 83, the genomic window CCATTGACCAAAAGCGTGACATCAAAACGGTTCTTGTAGCTTCCTTCCAGACTGATTTGATTGCTAACTTGAAATAAATTTTTGCTATTGTCTTCCGCATTAAAAAAACGAACATAAAACGAAGTGCCATCTTCCTTGGTCAATTGAAAACGATCTCGCAGCGTTTTGGCTTTTTCAAACACATTGCCTTTGGCTAAATGATTGATAATAGCGTCAAACTCTTTGGCTGTAAAATTGGTTTCGTTAAAAACTTCTAATTGCCTTTGTAGGTTGGAAACTAGCGTTTCGCCATCGGGAATGGCTACGGACGCATAATCTAAACCCCGCAATTGCTTGATTAGGTTGTTTTCTAGTACTGCTTCGGATTGATGGCTCATTTTAGTTGTGAAATTTATCTTCTTTCCATTTGGAAGGGTTGTTTTCTATATAGGTTTGTATTCTTTCGAATGCTTTTGAATCTCTAATAATATGATCGTGAAATCGCGAAAGCCATTCAAAATCAGCATGAATTTTACGCATTTCAAAACTGCATCTTCCTTTATACCACCTAATGATGCGTGATATATTTTCATTTAACATCGGATTTTTATCGCCTGCAAATCCTCCTTTTTTATTTTCACTTTGGGTTTGGGCAGGCGCTATTAATCGCGTCTCTGTATTATCATCATCATCACTATTAGCCGCGATTAATCGCGTCTCTGCGGCATCGGATGGCAATTTCATTTTATTGATTATTAATATCCCATGCATATGATTGGGCATAATCACAAAATTACCCAATTCAATGTAAGGAAATTGATTTGGAATATTTTCCCAATTGCGATGGGCAATTTTCCCTAATTCATTCAATTGCATTTCGCATTTTGCATCATCATCATTATCGTGTAGAGATGCGATTAATCGCGTCTCTACGTCGCCAAAATAACACGCCATATTTTTGGTGCATATTGTGATGAAATACGCTCCATTTTCGCCATAATCCCAATTTTGCAATCGGGCGGATGGTATTCGATATTTATTCTGAAATTTTTTCATATTTCATTATTTTATCAATCTTCTTTTCATAATGAATTTTCGATTCATTCTATTTTGATTTAATCGATCGCATTCATTGTACAGACGCGATTAATCGCGTCTCTACGTTGCATTACACAAACATTTGCTGCAACAATCCTTTTTTGAATAATTGCGTTTTTCCTATTTCCCCCGTAACGTTTTCTATTTTGGCATCGATATTCGATAAAAAATTGGCGATTTTTTGTTGTTCTGGAAGGGAAGGAAATTTAATTTTACATTTTCCGATTTCTCCAAGATTAATTTTTTTTGGAAAAGCTACATGAATTGTATTAGCCCATAATTCTTTTTGAAAATTAACAGATGATATATATTGATTTAAAAACGTTGAATTATATTTGTCATTTTGTTTAATAAGTGCTAGACTTACATAAAATGATGCCTTTATATCCCAATCAATTAAACGAGATGTACCGATATCTCCAATTCTAGTCATCAAAATATCACCTTTTTCAAGTTTTACTCGTTTATTTTCTTTTTCAAATACCTCTTCTGATATATATTTTGATTTTGTAAATTGATTTGCTGTTACATGTTCTACACTGTAAAAAGGTATTCCTGTTTCAACATAATTTGGTGTTTGATGAGTTCCATCATAATATTTTGCAATCTCTCCCAACTTTTTCTCTTCCCAATCCGCATAATCTTTTCCATTCTCGTCTTTAAACCTCAATTTTCCAGAGAACAACTGTTGCATTACGCCTTTTTTGTATTGGGATATCAATTCCTTTTTGCGGGAAAGTTGCTGTATTTTTTCATCTACCGCACTTAAAAAAGAAGCGATTTTTTGTTGTTCTGGGAGGGTAGGAAATGAAATTTCATATTGTAGCAAATCAACAACAGTAATATTTGCTTGATTTGCATTTCCTCTAGCAATACTTTTCATATAATGTTGGTATCGCTTTGTATTTATCAATCCAATAATAAATCCATTATTAACATTTTTAATGTTTTCAAATTTCAGCATATTTTGATTTAATAATCCTTCATTTT contains:
- a CDS encoding transposase: MKKFQNKYRIPSARLQNWDYGENGAYFITICTKNMACYFGDVETRLIASLHDNDDDAKCEMQLNELGKIAHRNWENIPNQFPYIELGNFVIMPNHMHGILIINKMKLPSDAAETRLIAANSDDDDNTETRLIAPAQTQSENKKGGFAGDKNPMLNENISRIIRWYKGRCSFEMRKIHADFEWLSRFHDHIIRDSKAFERIQTYIENNPSKWKEDKFHN
- a CDS encoding restriction endonuclease subunit S, translated to MMSYQNNIPQLRFNGFDGEWETCLLSDVTKYIKGYAFKSEDYQDNGVRIIRVSDLSSDRIKNDVEKVYIDEIKSKIYDKYKLRKGNIVVTTVGSKPEMLESAVGRGIYINNENEGLLNQNMLKFENIKNVNNGFIIGLINTKRYQHYMKSIARGNANQANITVVDLLQYEISFPTLPEQQKIASFLSAVDEKIQQLSRKKELISQYKKGVMQQLFSGKLRFKDENGKDYADWEEKKLGEIAKYYDGTHQTPNYVETGIPFYSVEHVTANQFTKSKYISEEVFEKENKRVKLEKGDILMTRIGDIGTSRLIDWDIKASFYVSLALIKQNDKYNSTFLNQYISSVNFQKELWANTIHVAFPKKINLGEIGKCKIKFPSLPEQQKIANFLSNIDAKIENVTGEIGKTQLFKKGLLQQMFV